One part of the Esox lucius isolate fEsoLuc1 chromosome 10, fEsoLuc1.pri, whole genome shotgun sequence genome encodes these proteins:
- the irx1b gene encoding iroquois-class homeodomain protein IRX-1b, which produces MSFSQLGYPQFLSGSQEVYGGDRAGSGRDGGAEGGVNQAATAAAVSSMLGMYGNPWAAQNYSAFLPYSGADLALISQMNSQYDLKDSPGAHPGGLAVHAGAGFYPYGQYGYSDPNRAKAATRETTSTLKAWLQEHQKNPYPTKGEKIMLAIITKMTLTQVSTWFANARRRLKKENKVTWGRSAEDRDGRIFSSDNEEEPEKHGSEDEEDEEIDLESIDIDKVEENRGDQREGEGEGKLAARDASDSGSLESQRTLSVEALRGMDGPISLIKAPVGVCKNAVDLSPYGPLCQRPPQNKPKIWSLAETATSPDSSHKPSPTASHHPALLPGHGIYTCQIGKQLHNWANAAFLSANSLLGVRSLLGAANPAGHHTPIRGGLKRQDARATQASGASGTEDESGDESSESFSPKRDEEVNIRRSGSPKSPFQLITDRSHHGSAQRALSTISTI; this is translated from the exons ATGTCTTTCTCGCAGCTGGGGTACCCCCAGTTTCTAAGTGGCTCCCAGGAGGTTTACGGGGGCGACCGGGCTGGCTCTGGCCGGGATGGAGGCGCCGAGGGCGGGGTGAATCAGGCAGCCACCGCCGCTGCTGTCAGCTCGATGCTGGGGATGTACGGTAACCCGTGGGCGGCTCAAAACTACAGCGCGTTTCTCCCCTACAGCGGTGCAGACCTCGCCCTCATATCACAAATG AACTCTCAGTATGATCTGAAAGACAGCCCCGGAGCTCACCCGGGAGGTCTGGCTGTCCACGCTGGTGCGGGGTTCTACCCGTACGGCCAGTATGGTTACAGTGACCCAAACCGTGCCAAGGCCGCTACCAGGGAGACCACCAGCACTCTGAAGGCCTGGCTGCAGGAGCACCAGAAGAACCCGTACCCCACCAAGGGAGAGAAGATAATGCTAGCCATAATCACTAAGATGACTCTTACACAG GTGTCCACGTGGTTCGCAAACGCGCGCAGGCGTTTGAAGAAGGAGAACAAGGTAACGTGGGGCCGAAGCGCCGAGGATCGGGACGGTAGAATCTTCAGCAGCGACAACGAGGAAGAGCCTGAGAAACACGGGAGCGAGGATGAAGAGGACGAGGAGATCGATTTAGAAAGTATTGACATCGATAAGGTTGAAGAAAACCGCGGAGATCagagggaaggggagggagagggcaaGCTGGCCGCCAGGGACGCATCCGATTCGGGTAGCTTGGAGAGTCAGAGGACGCTGTCTGTGGAGGCCCTCAGAGGCATGGATGGGCCTATTTCCCTAATCAAGGCGCCTGTTGGTGTTTGTAAAAACGCAGTGGATCTTTCCCCATATGGACCGCTGTGCCAGAGGCCCCCACAGAACAAACCCAAAATTTGGTCTCTGGCAGAGACGGCCACAAGCCCCGACAGCTCTCACAAACCTTCTCCGACTGCCTCCCACCACCCGGCCCTACTTCCAGGTCATGGAATATACACTTGCCAGATTGGGAAGCAGCTCCACAACTGGGCCAACGCAGCGTTCCTCAGCGCAAACTCTCTGTTGGGCGTCAGGTCTCTTTTAGGAGCGGCAAACCCAGCCGGACACCACACGCCTATCCGTGGAGGCCTGAAGCGCCAGGATGCACGAGCAACGCAGGCGTCAGGGGCTTCGGGGACGGAGGACGAGAGTGGTGACGAGTCGTCGGAGAGCTTCAGTCCAAAGCGAGATG AGGAAGTGAATATTCGTAGGTCTGGCTCCCCGAAGTCTCCCTTCCAGCTGATCACCGACAG ATCTCACCACGGATCGGCGCAGCGGGCTCTCTCGACCATTTCCACAATATGA